In Aegilops tauschii subsp. strangulata cultivar AL8/78 chromosome 3, Aet v6.0, whole genome shotgun sequence, one genomic interval encodes:
- the LOC109754052 gene encoding large ribosomal subunit protein uL18, with product MASPRISCAPEPSPSQHSRSRSKDAEAVQVFQVNVARKSRKIRQRGFHNTDKSLLSRIAMGAMDGGLDLPHSDKRFAGFMKDKKQLGAEIHLKYIYEGHVADYMKSIADEKPKKYQSHFSEYIKKN from the exons ATGGCGAGTCCACGCATCTCCTGCGCCCCGGAACCCTCTCCTTCCCAGCATAGCAGGAGCAGGAGCAAGGATGCCGAGGCGGTTCAG GTATTCCAG GTGAATG TCGCGAGGAAGAGTAGGAAGATCAGGCAGAGAGGGTTTCACAACACTGACAAGTCTTTGCTTTCCAGGATTGCCATG GGAGCTATGGATGGTGGTCTTGATCTTCCGCACAGTGACAAGAGATTTGCTGGCTTCATGAAGGATAAGAAGCAGCTGGGCGCTGAGATTCACCTCAAATACATCTATGAAGGTCATGTTGCTGACTACATGAAG TCAATAGCTGATGAGAAACCTAAGAAGTACCAATCTCACTTCAGTGAGTACATCAAGAAGAACTGA